One genomic window of Paenisporosarcina antarctica includes the following:
- a CDS encoding undecaprenyl-diphosphate phosphatase yields the protein MELFDLLKALILGFVEGMTEFAPISSTGHLIIVDDMWLRTSEFLGKYSANTFKIVIQLGSIFAVIVVFWKRLFSLVGLYKLKGTTSGSQLKLSHVIVGLIPAGVLGLLFEDFIDEHLFSVETVLVGLVIGAILMIVADKFGPKVPKTKTLDQITYKQAFSVGLVQCFSLWPGFSRSGATISGGVLFGMNHRTAADFTFIMAVPIMFGASFLSLLKNWEYVELDHLSFYIVGFVSAFVFALISIKFFLKLIARVKLTPFAIYRLVLAAVLIVIIYM from the coding sequence ATGGAACTATTTGATTTGCTTAAGGCGTTAATATTAGGATTTGTTGAAGGGATGACGGAGTTCGCTCCCATTTCTTCTACTGGGCATTTAATTATTGTTGATGATATGTGGTTAAGAACATCTGAGTTTCTCGGTAAATATTCAGCAAATACGTTTAAAATTGTCATTCAGTTAGGCTCGATTTTTGCAGTTATTGTCGTTTTTTGGAAACGTTTATTTAGTTTAGTAGGGTTATATAAGTTAAAAGGCACAACATCAGGGTCTCAGTTAAAATTATCACATGTCATTGTAGGTTTAATTCCAGCAGGAGTGTTAGGTCTATTGTTTGAGGACTTTATTGATGAGCATTTGTTTTCAGTTGAAACGGTGTTAGTTGGATTAGTCATCGGAGCAATATTAATGATTGTGGCTGATAAATTCGGACCGAAAGTACCAAAAACGAAAACGTTGGATCAGATTACATATAAGCAGGCTTTCTCTGTAGGGCTTGTGCAATGTTTCTCATTATGGCCAGGATTTTCACGTTCAGGTGCGACCATTTCAGGTGGTGTGTTGTTTGGTATGAATCACCGCACAGCAGCTGATTTTACGTTCATTATGGCCGTTCCTATCATGTTCGGAGCTAGTTTCTTATCCCTGTTGAAAAACTGGGAGTATGTTGAGCTCGATCATCTGTCGTTTTATATCGTTGGATTTGTAAGTGCATTTGTCTTTGCACTAATATCCATTAAGTTCTTCTTGAAATTAATTGCGCGTGTAAAGTTAACGCCTTTTGCAATATATCGACTGGTATTAGCAGCAGTGTTAATTGTTATCATCTACATGTAA
- a CDS encoding DedA family protein: protein MENWITDIMSQYGYIGIFLLIMLENIFPPIPSEVILTFGGYMTTQTAMTPIGVVLVSTAGSVVGAVILYGIGLQLDVKRLEKIVDRYGRVLRLTRKDIYKADAWFDKYGIWTVLFCRLIPLIRSLISIPAGMSNMKFGLFLLFTTIGTLIWNTILVSVGVAVGDNWGSIVGVMDVYSNIVYVLIVLGGLAAIWWYVQFRKTRA from the coding sequence ATGGAAAACTGGATCACTGATATAATGAGCCAGTACGGCTACATAGGTATATTTTTACTCATTATGCTTGAAAATATTTTTCCTCCTATTCCATCTGAAGTTATTTTGACGTTCGGTGGATATATGACGACACAAACAGCTATGACGCCAATAGGTGTTGTTTTGGTGTCGACTGCTGGTTCTGTAGTTGGGGCCGTTATTCTCTACGGTATTGGCTTACAGCTAGATGTAAAACGATTAGAGAAAATCGTGGACCGCTATGGACGTGTTTTACGTTTAACGAGAAAAGATATTTATAAAGCTGATGCATGGTTTGATAAGTATGGAATTTGGACGGTATTATTTTGTCGCTTGATTCCTTTAATTCGTAGTTTAATTTCAATTCCTGCCGGGATGTCGAATATGAAATTCGGATTATTTTTGTTATTTACGACCATAGGAACACTTATTTGGAATACGATTTTAGTTTCAGTTGGAGTGGCTGTTGGGGATAATTGGGGATCAATCGTTGGCGTTATGGATGTTTATTCAAATATTGTGTACGTATTGATTGTATTAGGAGGACTTGCCGCGATTTGGTGGTATGTCCAATTTAGAAAAACAAGAGCATAA
- a CDS encoding metallophosphoesterase — translation MKRISIGTLILTMYALLVYYLGYNTYQWLLTWNLPIHPVFFGILWSLLAFGYIIGKFSHGLKYFSMIGSYWFIVMQYGVILFPITTIVYLVWPSQQTIFIAGNVLAIVFLSIFIIGTYMAFSPVVRYKTIHLNKDSSSHRELKVVLGSDFHLGLLSNKKHLQRFVNLANGEQPDIVLLAGDLVDDDPIWFVKDGMSVVMRQLKTTYGVYGVVGNHEYYGKKIPLLIEEMKEAGVQMLLDETICIDDAFYVSGREDATNGKRKSLESLKPDNEELPWFVMDHTPYNLNTPAQLGVDVHVSGHTHRGQMWPNHLFTRRLFELDHGHKLKGSMHAFVSSGFGFWGPPIRLGSRSEIWSITIRFSKK, via the coding sequence ATGAAAAGAATTAGCATAGGTACTTTAATCCTAACAATGTATGCACTACTTGTTTATTATTTAGGCTATAACACATATCAATGGCTTCTAACATGGAACTTGCCAATACACCCAGTTTTCTTTGGCATTTTGTGGTCACTACTAGCATTTGGCTACATCATTGGAAAGTTCAGTCATGGACTAAAATATTTTAGTATGATTGGGTCGTATTGGTTTATCGTGATGCAGTACGGTGTAATTTTGTTTCCTATAACAACGATTGTTTATTTAGTATGGCCATCTCAGCAAACGATTTTTATTGCAGGAAATGTACTTGCGATCGTCTTTTTATCCATTTTTATCATAGGAACATATATGGCATTTTCTCCAGTTGTTCGCTATAAAACGATACATCTGAACAAAGATTCTAGTTCCCATCGCGAGTTAAAGGTGGTACTAGGTTCAGATTTCCACTTAGGTCTTCTTTCAAATAAAAAGCACTTGCAGCGGTTTGTGAATTTGGCGAATGGAGAGCAGCCGGATATTGTGCTACTTGCAGGGGATTTAGTGGATGATGATCCGATTTGGTTTGTCAAAGATGGGATGTCAGTTGTCATGCGGCAGTTAAAGACGACATATGGTGTCTATGGGGTAGTCGGAAATCATGAATATTATGGAAAGAAAATCCCGCTTTTAATAGAAGAGATGAAAGAAGCAGGCGTACAAATGTTATTAGATGAAACCATTTGTATTGATGATGCGTTCTATGTATCGGGTAGAGAAGATGCAACAAATGGCAAGCGCAAGTCTTTGGAAAGTTTAAAGCCGGATAATGAAGAGCTACCGTGGTTTGTGATGGATCATACGCCCTATAATTTAAATACGCCTGCGCAGCTTGGTGTTGATGTGCATGTCTCAGGACATACACATCGTGGTCAGATGTGGCCGAATCATCTATTCACGCGACGCTTGTTTGAGCTGGATCATGGACATAAACTTAAAGGGTCAATGCATGCTTTTGTGTCTTCCGGATTTGGTTTTTGGGGACCTCCGATACGGTTAGGTTCACGCTCGGAGATTTGGTCGATTACTATCAGGTTTTCGAAGAAATAA
- a CDS encoding DUF4139 domain-containing protein produces the protein MPTMMPASLTKDLALTVYNDGFALVQEIRSIPLLSEDYLIHYLDVPQLIEPNSLQVKGVKVAELNYEYDLVDKFKLLEKYVGREIKLVDKKTGVEKSYRLLNAQNGLVLEDLQTNEIILDAEGEMRLPELPDGLILKPTLVWRIREQTAEDTRVTYLTRELSWDVDYIAQIRDNDFDLTGWVTLKNNSGLTYQDATVKLMAGTVNRAPRRMQRDIVYSQAETYEPEHQAFADYHLYTLPEKLTVKDRQQKQVQLLSANQVKSKMEYEVDSYSDHPTVYFTFLNDVANGLGIPLPKGRFKLYKENPKNGSSEFIGEDSIPHTAVGELVRIKSGEAFDITVENEVVTEYKKDGYEFEEVEYLIRNQKDQLIELIINHSTSYGIFDVVKSTHEWKRKNGDIQLIVPVPAKSEVKVAFTIRYDRTHDEKVN, from the coding sequence ATGCCGACCATGATGCCTGCAAGTTTAACAAAAGACTTAGCGTTGACTGTTTACAATGACGGCTTCGCGTTAGTACAAGAAATTCGCTCCATTCCTCTACTTTCTGAAGATTACCTCATACATTATTTAGATGTTCCACAACTGATTGAGCCAAATTCGCTACAGGTAAAAGGTGTAAAAGTAGCTGAGTTGAACTATGAATATGATTTAGTAGATAAATTTAAATTACTTGAAAAGTATGTCGGACGTGAAATCAAGCTTGTTGATAAGAAAACAGGAGTGGAAAAATCGTATCGTTTATTAAACGCGCAAAATGGATTGGTGCTCGAAGACCTTCAAACGAATGAAATTATTTTAGACGCAGAAGGCGAAATGCGCTTGCCTGAATTACCTGATGGACTTATTCTAAAACCCACACTTGTATGGCGCATACGTGAACAAACAGCTGAAGATACACGAGTCACATACTTAACCCGTGAACTCAGTTGGGATGTTGATTATATAGCACAAATTCGAGACAATGATTTTGATTTGACAGGGTGGGTGACCTTGAAAAATAACTCTGGCTTGACCTATCAAGACGCAACGGTAAAACTAATGGCTGGTACTGTGAATCGAGCACCACGTCGCATGCAAAGGGATATCGTCTACTCACAAGCCGAAACATATGAACCTGAACACCAAGCATTTGCGGACTATCATTTATACACATTGCCAGAAAAATTGACGGTTAAAGACCGTCAACAAAAGCAAGTCCAGCTTCTATCTGCTAATCAAGTTAAATCGAAGATGGAGTATGAAGTAGATTCATATAGTGATCATCCAACCGTCTACTTTACTTTCTTGAATGATGTGGCGAATGGACTTGGGATCCCACTTCCTAAAGGCAGATTCAAACTATACAAAGAAAATCCGAAAAATGGATCATCTGAATTCATTGGTGAAGACTCGATTCCACATACAGCAGTGGGTGAATTGGTACGCATTAAATCAGGTGAAGCATTTGATATCACAGTGGAAAATGAAGTCGTTACTGAATACAAAAAAGATGGCTATGAATTTGAAGAAGTCGAATACCTAATTCGTAACCAAAAAGATCAGCTAATTGAGCTCATTATTAATCACAGCACAAGTTATGGCATTTTTGATGTGGTTAAATCGACACATGAATGGAAAAGGAAAAATGGCGATATACAATTGATTGTGCCAGTTCCAGCAAAATCTGAAGTGAAAGTAGCGTTTACTATCCGGTATGACCGAACGCATGATGAAAAGGTGAATTAA
- a CDS encoding SGNH/GDSL hydrolase family protein codes for MLKLVCFGDSITARKEGLDTPMLTTKLAEQVDGFEFINAGVSGNNTIDAISRIENDVIKYNPDLVTVLFGANDAAVHKMVDLETYKNNIYKITQMIKPERTILISPAPVDEKVQFARTNEVLFDYASAVKQVAVDTGSHFIDFFSIMIALDDYPKILKGIRNDGLHFGDKGYDFLVRLLVEKIKEVCY; via the coding sequence ATGCTTAAATTAGTATGTTTTGGGGACAGTATTACGGCTAGAAAAGAAGGATTAGATACGCCTATGCTAACAACAAAGTTAGCTGAGCAAGTGGACGGTTTTGAATTTATAAATGCTGGTGTATCAGGAAATAACACTATCGATGCTATTTCCAGAATTGAGAATGATGTGATTAAATATAATCCTGATTTAGTAACAGTATTGTTTGGTGCTAATGATGCAGCAGTTCATAAAATGGTAGATTTGGAAACTTATAAAAATAACATTTATAAAATCACTCAAATGATTAAACCTGAAAGAACAATTTTAATATCACCAGCCCCAGTTGATGAAAAGGTTCAATTTGCTAGAACCAATGAAGTCTTATTCGATTATGCTTCGGCAGTTAAACAAGTAGCAGTTGATACTGGAAGTCATTTCATCGATTTTTTTTCAATAATGATTGCTTTGGATGACTATCCTAAAATACTTAAAGGGATAAGAAACGATGGACTTCATTTTGGAGACAAAGGTTATGATTTTCTTGTTCGGTTATTAGTAGAGAAGATTAAAGAAGTTTGTTATTAA
- a CDS encoding acyl-CoA dehydrogenase family protein, which translates to MGKYRFETDEHVMFRKSLRKYLDKEAVPQYEKWEEDRLIPKSFWRKLGEMGYLCPQVKEVYGGLETDFRYAVIIGEELERVGASLTGVGLHNDIVVPYIEAYGTEEQKSRWLPGCITGQHITAIAMTEPGAGSDLAAIQTTAEKKGNHYVVNGSKTFITNGINGDLILVAVKTETKAEPRHRGISLLIIEEGTPGFTRGRKLNKVGMHAQDTAELFFEDCLVPVDNLIGEEGKGFTYLMEKLQQERLMVAISAQTASEDMVDMTLTYVKSRKAFGKPIGAFQNTQFKLVEMATEVELGHSFLESLIEDHLAGKEIVSKVSMAKYWLTETAKKISGECLQLHGGYGYMEEYKIARRYRDIPVASIYAGSNEIMKVIVAKKMGL; encoded by the coding sequence ATGGGGAAATATCGATTTGAAACAGATGAACATGTCATGTTTCGCAAGTCCCTTCGCAAGTATTTAGACAAAGAAGCAGTTCCGCAATATGAAAAATGGGAAGAAGACCGCTTGATTCCTAAATCTTTTTGGAGAAAGCTAGGGGAAATGGGGTATTTATGTCCTCAAGTAAAAGAAGTGTATGGTGGACTTGAGACTGATTTTCGCTACGCAGTCATTATAGGTGAAGAACTAGAACGTGTTGGAGCAAGCTTAACTGGTGTTGGACTGCATAATGATATCGTCGTTCCGTATATCGAAGCGTATGGCACGGAGGAACAAAAATCTCGCTGGTTACCAGGATGCATCACAGGTCAACATATTACTGCAATTGCCATGACAGAGCCAGGAGCGGGATCTGATTTAGCAGCTATTCAAACGACAGCGGAGAAAAAAGGAAACCATTATGTGGTCAATGGATCAAAAACCTTTATTACCAATGGTATAAATGGTGATTTGATACTTGTTGCCGTGAAAACGGAAACGAAAGCTGAGCCTAGACATAGAGGGATTAGCCTTCTAATAATTGAAGAAGGAACACCTGGATTTACACGTGGCCGTAAATTGAACAAAGTAGGTATGCATGCTCAAGATACAGCTGAACTATTTTTCGAAGATTGCCTAGTGCCTGTAGACAACCTAATAGGTGAAGAAGGAAAAGGCTTTACGTATTTAATGGAGAAGTTGCAACAAGAGCGTTTAATGGTGGCGATTTCCGCTCAAACCGCTTCTGAAGATATGGTCGATATGACACTTACCTATGTAAAGTCTCGAAAAGCATTTGGCAAACCAATCGGAGCCTTTCAAAATACACAGTTCAAGCTTGTTGAAATGGCAACAGAAGTGGAACTGGGGCATTCCTTTTTAGAATCACTAATTGAAGATCATTTGGCAGGAAAAGAAATCGTCTCAAAAGTGTCGATGGCTAAGTATTGGTTAACCGAGACGGCAAAGAAAATATCGGGTGAATGCCTACAATTACACGGTGGATATGGCTATATGGAAGAATATAAAATTGCGAGAAGATATCGAGATATTCCAGTTGCATCGATTTACGCAGGTAGCAATGAAATCATGAAAGTAATTGTTGCGAAGAAGATGGGGTTATAG
- a CDS encoding 3-hydroxyacyl-CoA dehydrogenase, which produces MKTSEVIAIVTGGASGLGEATTRRLVAQGGKVAIFDLNEVRGHALVQELGSESVAYFQTNVTDALQVEGNVASVVEHFGKLNLLVSCAGIATPGKVVSKKGPLALERFEQVIQVNLIGTFNVLRVAVHAMQQNDPNEEGERGVIINTASVAAFEGQIGQAAYSASKGGVVGMTLPIAREFARDGIRVMAIAPGLVETPLFAGLPEPARTALSSSVPFPNRLGKPSEYAQLVESILTNPMLNGEVIRLDGAIRMQAK; this is translated from the coding sequence ATGAAGACATCTGAAGTAATCGCCATTGTAACCGGAGGTGCATCTGGACTTGGAGAAGCAACAACTCGTCGTCTAGTAGCACAAGGTGGAAAAGTAGCTATTTTTGATTTGAATGAAGTTCGCGGGCATGCACTTGTCCAAGAATTAGGAAGCGAGTCAGTGGCTTACTTTCAAACGAATGTCACCGATGCGCTGCAAGTCGAAGGAAATGTAGCATCAGTAGTCGAGCATTTTGGCAAATTAAATTTGTTAGTTAGTTGTGCAGGAATTGCCACACCAGGAAAAGTAGTGTCGAAAAAAGGACCACTCGCACTTGAGCGCTTTGAGCAAGTCATTCAAGTAAACTTAATCGGCACATTTAATGTATTGCGCGTTGCAGTTCATGCTATGCAACAAAACGACCCAAATGAAGAAGGGGAGCGAGGAGTCATCATTAATACTGCTTCAGTCGCAGCATTTGAAGGACAAATAGGTCAAGCAGCTTATAGTGCTTCAAAAGGTGGAGTTGTAGGGATGACCTTACCGATTGCCCGTGAATTTGCGAGAGACGGTATTCGCGTCATGGCTATTGCGCCTGGTCTTGTTGAAACGCCGCTTTTCGCAGGATTACCAGAACCAGCTCGAACGGCACTATCAAGTTCTGTACCTTTCCCAAATCGATTAGGCAAACCAAGTGAATATGCACAATTAGTTGAAAGCATTTTAACCAATCCAATGCTAAATGGGGAAGTAATTCGTTTAGATGGCGCGATACGTATGCAAGCAAAATAA
- a CDS encoding thiolase family protein yields MTEVVIIDGIRTAIGRRKGKFTHMRPDELAATVLEKLIERVGIEKGDVDDIILGCVSQVGEQGGNIARTAGLIAGFPTKVPGTTIDRQCGSSQQAVHFAAQAIACGDMDIVIAGGVESMTRVPMMSNMGEAKPSKKLLDSYEIINQGLSAERIAEQWDLSREQLDAFSVQSHERAFQAIAEGRFEKEIVPIEVTKEDGTTEMFSVDEGPRAGTSLETLLGLKTVFDANGRVTAGNASQMSDGASAVLLMSREKAQELGLTARARIHTRVVVGSDPTLMLTGPIAATQKVLEKAHLTIEDMDVYEVNEAFAPVPLAWLKDIGADPAKLNRNGGAIALGHPLGATGTKLLVTLLHELERTQGRYGLLAICEGMGMANATIIERLSESEGIV; encoded by the coding sequence ATGACAGAAGTCGTGATTATAGACGGAATACGTACGGCAATTGGACGAAGAAAAGGAAAGTTCACGCATATGAGACCGGATGAATTAGCCGCTACTGTATTAGAAAAATTAATTGAACGCGTGGGGATTGAAAAAGGTGATGTAGATGATATTATTTTGGGTTGTGTTTCACAAGTAGGGGAACAAGGTGGCAATATCGCAAGAACAGCCGGACTTATTGCTGGATTTCCAACAAAAGTGCCTGGCACCACAATTGATCGACAATGTGGTTCTAGTCAACAAGCGGTTCATTTTGCTGCGCAAGCCATTGCTTGTGGTGACATGGATATCGTGATTGCTGGTGGTGTGGAAAGCATGACACGTGTACCTATGATGTCAAATATGGGTGAGGCCAAACCTAGTAAAAAATTACTAGACTCATATGAAATCATTAATCAAGGATTATCTGCTGAACGGATTGCAGAACAATGGGATTTATCTCGTGAACAGTTAGATGCATTTTCTGTTCAAAGTCATGAACGTGCTTTTCAAGCGATTGCGGAAGGACGATTTGAAAAAGAAATCGTACCAATTGAAGTGACGAAAGAAGATGGAACGACTGAGATGTTTTCGGTAGATGAAGGTCCAAGAGCGGGAACTTCCCTAGAAACTCTGCTTGGATTAAAAACGGTATTTGATGCAAATGGACGAGTTACAGCTGGCAATGCCAGTCAAATGAGTGATGGGGCTTCAGCAGTGCTGTTAATGTCACGTGAAAAAGCTCAGGAACTAGGTTTAACAGCACGTGCACGCATTCATACACGCGTTGTTGTTGGCTCCGATCCAACGTTAATGCTCACTGGTCCGATTGCGGCTACTCAAAAAGTGTTGGAAAAAGCACACTTAACAATAGAAGATATGGACGTTTATGAAGTAAATGAAGCATTCGCTCCAGTTCCACTTGCATGGTTAAAAGACATAGGAGCAGATCCGGCAAAATTAAATCGCAATGGTGGGGCCATAGCACTTGGTCATCCACTAGGGGCAACAGGTACGAAATTACTTGTGACATTACTGCATGAACTTGAACGAACTCAAGGCCGCTATGGACTTCTTGCGATTTGTGAAGGCATGGGCATGGCCAACGCAACAATCATTGAGAGATTGTCAGAATCGGAGGGAATTGTATGA
- a CDS encoding lmo0954 family membrane protein gives MKKFGLIVLGVIAGIVALVNLGSLLGLALSALLVIAGMHFYLKGGSTLSKAFWIAVGIVGLLSAIANVPGFFGILAIVGLWYVIRKWKQQPLIIPTLTTTSSTDPFTNFEKQWNELNK, from the coding sequence ATGAAAAAATTTGGTTTAATCGTACTCGGTGTGATCGCAGGAATTGTAGCACTTGTCAATTTAGGATCGCTGCTTGGACTTGCACTATCTGCATTATTGGTTATCGCAGGTATGCATTTCTATTTAAAAGGAGGATCTACTTTATCAAAAGCATTTTGGATAGCCGTTGGAATTGTTGGACTATTATCAGCTATTGCTAACGTACCTGGTTTCTTCGGAATTCTAGCGATTGTCGGATTATGGTATGTCATTCGAAAATGGAAACAACAACCGCTTATTATTCCAACTCTTACAACTACGTCATCAACAGACCCATTCACAAACTTTGAAAAACAGTGGAACGAACTAAACAAATAA
- a CDS encoding PspA/IM30 family protein, translating into MTTLWKRFKYTINADLHNAFDKKEQENPIAMLNQYVREAEKQTEQTGKWIERQSQLKGQLEKELLEAQEMLKKRTTQLELAHQTSEGELIDFAQAEVAAYANRTDVLQASILRTTEELFGLEQKYEEMKHKVKDMKVRQLQLMGKENVTRAHHQMDKMLQPESSKNADKRLVAFDEMEQYIERLGQRIEKQHDVSSMERRLEMLEKKEEPKQEIV; encoded by the coding sequence ATGACAACATTATGGAAACGATTCAAATACACAATTAACGCAGACCTGCACAACGCATTTGACAAAAAGGAACAAGAAAACCCCATTGCCATGTTAAATCAATATGTTCGCGAGGCAGAAAAACAAACTGAACAAACAGGTAAATGGATCGAAAGACAATCCCAACTAAAAGGACAACTTGAAAAAGAACTTCTAGAAGCACAAGAAATGCTGAAAAAACGTACAACACAATTGGAGCTTGCACACCAAACAAGTGAAGGTGAATTAATTGATTTTGCTCAAGCAGAAGTTGCAGCCTATGCCAATCGAACGGATGTATTACAAGCTAGTATCTTGCGTACGACTGAAGAATTATTTGGACTTGAACAGAAATATGAGGAAATGAAACATAAAGTGAAAGATATGAAAGTACGTCAGCTACAATTGATGGGCAAAGAAAACGTCACTCGAGCTCATCACCAAATGGACAAAATGTTACAACCAGAATCATCAAAGAATGCGGACAAACGTTTAGTCGCTTTTGATGAAATGGAACAGTATATTGAACGTCTTGGTCAACGCATTGAAAAACAACATGATGTATCTTCGATGGAACGTCGTTTAGAGATGTTAGAAAAAAAGGAAGAACCTAAACAGGAAATTGTGTAA
- the liaF gene encoding cell wall-active antibiotics response protein LiaF, translated as MQRIPTDRITFWLLSALLLVFVEVMFFHNGSVLFVLFGVGLIYISLRRKSRLFFWSGVVFLGIALLSMWSLRLFIVATLVYILVRLWKGDETQQIIEPFLGDDLETPNAIIQNKLFSIQSTPFQAYEWQDVHVQGFYGNITIDATQTVLPKGSSLVSVRQGIGKIRIAVPYEIPVRIHYTTLLGDALLFGASKKRLWNQSLVLQNGYNEAQGSASSELIIAVSTWLGDVEVIRK; from the coding sequence ATGCAACGAATACCAACAGATCGCATTACATTTTGGCTATTATCTGCCCTACTACTCGTATTTGTAGAGGTCATGTTCTTTCATAATGGAAGCGTGTTATTCGTTCTTTTTGGTGTCGGGTTAATTTATATCAGTTTGCGGAGAAAAAGCCGCTTATTTTTTTGGAGCGGTGTTGTTTTTTTAGGAATTGCCCTACTTTCCATGTGGAGCTTACGACTATTTATCGTTGCAACCTTAGTCTATATTTTAGTACGCCTATGGAAAGGCGATGAAACACAACAAATTATAGAACCATTTCTCGGTGATGATTTAGAAACGCCAAATGCAATCATTCAAAATAAACTCTTTTCGATTCAAAGTACACCTTTTCAAGCATATGAATGGCAAGATGTTCATGTACAAGGTTTTTACGGAAACATCACGATTGATGCAACGCAAACGGTTTTACCAAAAGGTTCGTCTCTTGTTTCAGTTCGACAAGGTATTGGGAAAATCCGAATTGCTGTTCCTTATGAAATTCCAGTTCGAATTCATTACACAACGTTACTTGGAGATGCTTTACTATTTGGTGCCAGTAAAAAACGGTTATGGAATCAATCACTTGTTCTTCAAAATGGTTATAACGAAGCCCAAGGAAGCGCATCTTCCGAACTGATCATCGCAGTATCTACTTGGCTTGGGGATGTTGAGGTGATTCGTAAATGA
- a CDS encoding sensor histidine kinase, whose translation MSGFIGRTLLLFSLLVAVLVPLLTYLLGWPSYETWQPLWLIEEANLPIAIWVGIILLGISMGVAISTTQLARKRERTIERYLQATINAEQQHDNLTVPVVSSKLNKTLGEVTILITTQKKSLQRMSDERAEGEDKRIQERIIQERQRLARELHDSVSQQLFAASMLLSSITEQQESSGEVVSKPLAQAEKIVQQAQLEMRALLLHLRPAALHNKSLTQGLEELLFELQQKVHFTIRFRLEDVSLSKGAEDHLFRIAQETLSNTLRHANASEVDILLVERDGLAIFRVQDNGVGFIKDDDGNAGSYGLHHIQERAIEMGGTSKIVSVPSQGTIVEVKVPVEKRDEVDDKNRTSG comes from the coding sequence ATGAGCGGATTTATCGGTCGAACCTTATTATTATTTTCACTTTTAGTCGCTGTACTAGTTCCTTTATTAACCTACTTATTGGGTTGGCCATCATACGAGACATGGCAACCCCTTTGGTTAATTGAAGAAGCGAATTTACCCATTGCTATTTGGGTAGGAATCATCCTACTTGGAATTAGTATGGGTGTTGCCATTTCAACTACTCAACTGGCTAGAAAAAGAGAGCGCACCATTGAACGCTATTTACAAGCTACCATTAATGCGGAGCAACAACATGACAATCTTACTGTCCCTGTGGTTTCCTCAAAGTTAAACAAAACACTGGGAGAAGTAACGATATTAATTACTACTCAAAAGAAAAGCCTGCAAAGAATGTCGGACGAACGTGCTGAAGGTGAAGATAAACGAATTCAAGAACGTATTATACAAGAACGTCAGCGCTTAGCACGCGAACTTCATGATTCCGTGTCTCAACAGTTATTTGCAGCTTCCATGTTGTTATCGTCAATCACGGAACAGCAAGAAAGTAGCGGTGAAGTCGTTTCCAAACCATTGGCACAAGCTGAGAAAATAGTTCAACAAGCACAACTTGAAATGCGTGCCCTACTTCTACACTTACGTCCAGCAGCACTTCATAACAAGTCATTAACTCAAGGTCTCGAAGAATTACTATTTGAGTTGCAACAAAAAGTTCATTTCACCATCCGTTTCCGTCTAGAAGATGTATCCCTTTCAAAGGGTGCGGAAGATCACTTATTCCGTATCGCGCAAGAAACGTTATCAAATACATTGCGTCATGCAAATGCCAGTGAAGTCGATATTTTATTAGTAGAACGGGACGGACTTGCGATTTTCCGCGTTCAAGATAACGGTGTAGGTTTTATAAAAGACGATGATGGCAATGCAGGTTCTTATGGCTTACATCACATTCAAGAACGAGCGATTGAAATGGGCGGAACGAGTAAAATTGTTTCCGTTCCTTCCCAAGGAACCATTGTAGAAGTAAAAGTACCTGTTGAGAAAAGGGATGAAGTAGATGATAAGAATCGTACTAGTGGATGA